The following are encoded in a window of Haloarcula hispanica ATCC 33960 genomic DNA:
- a CDS encoding SPL family radical SAM protein yields the protein MDLTWDTGDSWFERTYAVEHAGETVAAFDDQPSLDDLRALSRDYGAPTERLDLWQAGLLCTQCNDEINDRFAANPQGDLLCWDCATDTESHDEHGITVNTDPTKSVMSKSHLHTKSLCDHVINVATGCRHGCEFCYVPTTPAIDSRDEMLAEQANVDDPQTDWGSYLLYRDDLPERLGNILDERDPSERKQTERGRGVVMLSSGTDCYQDRRTAQITRGAVAELITHDIPIRILTRSPAVTRDIDLFQAAGDRITVGSSIPSFDATLVRAMEPNAPPPMTRWQALDELQQAGVSVFVSMSPTYPTMGEDDFHELLSYFRALGEVVVFHEPINPRGANFQQCLSAAKEAGYDDVVEELQQMQDSHQYWVEYALEQLNTVQQVATRFDGLEVHSWPDDELVRSTSGQLRSKLKAMQEAVSPESFSTHATDASPEQSELARDGKSIEHLI from the coding sequence ATGGACCTCACCTGGGACACCGGCGATAGCTGGTTCGAGCGAACCTACGCCGTCGAACACGCTGGAGAGACAGTCGCGGCGTTCGATGACCAGCCATCGCTGGACGACCTCCGTGCACTCTCACGGGACTACGGTGCCCCGACCGAACGACTCGATCTCTGGCAAGCCGGGCTGCTGTGTACCCAGTGCAACGACGAAATCAACGACCGCTTTGCCGCCAATCCACAGGGAGACCTGCTATGCTGGGACTGTGCCACTGACACCGAAAGCCATGATGAGCATGGGATTACGGTTAACACTGACCCGACGAAGTCGGTGATGAGCAAGTCCCATCTCCACACCAAGAGCCTCTGTGACCACGTTATCAACGTCGCCACCGGATGCCGACACGGCTGTGAGTTCTGCTACGTGCCAACCACGCCAGCTATCGATAGCCGCGATGAGATGCTCGCCGAGCAAGCGAACGTCGACGATCCACAGACCGACTGGGGGAGCTATCTCCTATACCGGGATGACCTCCCAGAGCGACTAGGCAATATCCTCGACGAGCGTGATCCCAGCGAGCGCAAGCAGACTGAGCGCGGTCGCGGCGTCGTGATGCTGTCCAGCGGCACGGACTGTTACCAGGACCGACGGACTGCTCAGATTACCCGCGGCGCTGTTGCCGAGCTCATCACACACGACATTCCCATCCGAATCCTCACGCGAAGCCCTGCCGTAACTCGGGACATCGATCTCTTCCAGGCCGCCGGTGACCGCATTACCGTCGGCTCGTCGATTCCGTCATTCGATGCGACGCTCGTCAGAGCGATGGAACCGAACGCCCCACCACCGATGACACGCTGGCAGGCGTTAGACGAACTCCAGCAGGCCGGTGTGTCCGTGTTCGTCTCGATGTCACCCACATACCCCACGATGGGCGAAGATGACTTTCACGAGCTACTCAGCTACTTTAGAGCACTCGGTGAGGTCGTCGTCTTCCACGAGCCAATCAACCCACGCGGCGCGAACTTCCAGCAGTGCCTCAGCGCCGCCAAAGAAGCCGGCTACGACGACGTGGTCGAAGAACTCCAGCAGATGCAGGACAGCCACCAGTACTGGGTCGAGTACGCTCTTGAACAGTTGAACACGGTCCAGCAAGTCGCAACGCGCTTTGACGGGCTCGAAGTCCATTCCTGGCCAGACGATGAGTTGGTCCGCTCGACGAGTGGCCAACTGCGGTCGAAGCTCAAAGCGATGCAAGAGGCCGTCTCACCGGAGTCGTTCTCCACACATGCTACGGACGCCTCGCCTGAGCAGTCCGAATTAGCTCGGGACGGCAAATCTATAGAGCATCTCATCTAA
- a CDS encoding type II toxin-antitoxin system death-on-curing family toxin — protein sequence MTDDLAYPSVELILELHDQVVTEGDITEPGARSEDAIASALQYVSEGFFGEVPETIHQKAVHLMRLLVSEHPFVDGNKRTALRTVVVFYMLNGYTFEYGDEIRALLHRFATGETTVDVDTAVIYFRACARRN from the coding sequence GTGACTGACGATCTCGCGTATCCCTCTGTCGAACTCATCCTTGAGCTCCACGACCAGGTCGTGACAGAAGGCGACATCACGGAACCGGGGGCCCGGTCAGAGGACGCGATTGCATCCGCACTACAGTACGTTTCGGAGGGGTTCTTCGGGGAAGTGCCTGAGACGATCCATCAAAAGGCGGTCCATCTGATGCGACTACTCGTTTCGGAGCATCCGTTCGTCGACGGAAACAAGCGAACGGCACTCCGAACAGTGGTCGTTTTCTACATGCTGAACGGATACACGTTTGAGTACGGTGATGAAATTCGAGCGCTCTTACACCGGTTTGCGACCGGCGAAACCACAGTCGACGTAGACACTGCAGTCATCTACTTCCGGGCATGTGCTCGCCGCAACTGA
- a CDS encoding radical SAM family protein, with product MLKEEADVDNGQKEWGNYVLYRDGLGERLDEHLDRKRTWRNTDRGQGVVGVSFSTDCYMDGRAGKITRNVVDALASHEEYVRVLTRNPILALQDLGVFQEGGKHVTIGSSIPCMNADHVGAIEPSAPAPELRLKGLKEFNEHGVQTFVSMSPTYPTQGKTDLREQLERVAECDPAVVFHEPINPRGGNFEMTVEAARDAGETELAEELDALRSREQWVEYATNHLRWVQEIGRELDLPVHLWPDKQLIKHVDEQTAAWLQSWRDRQSPEEFAEREIPTDNPPEYPVQTA from the coding sequence ATGCTCAAAGAGGAAGCCGACGTTGACAACGGCCAGAAAGAGTGGGGGAACTACGTGCTCTACCGGGATGGATTAGGTGAACGGCTTGACGAGCACTTAGATCGGAAGCGAACGTGGCGAAACACCGACCGCGGACAGGGCGTTGTCGGCGTGTCGTTCTCTACTGACTGCTATATGGATGGTCGTGCAGGGAAGATTACTCGGAACGTCGTAGATGCACTTGCAAGCCACGAAGAGTATGTACGAGTCCTAACGCGGAATCCGATTCTGGCGCTGCAAGACCTTGGTGTGTTTCAGGAAGGTGGGAAGCACGTCACTATCGGCTCATCGATTCCGTGTATGAACGCTGATCACGTTGGAGCAATTGAACCAAGTGCGCCAGCGCCGGAGTTACGCTTAAAAGGACTGAAAGAATTCAACGAGCATGGTGTTCAGACGTTCGTCAGTATGAGTCCAACATACCCCACACAAGGGAAAACCGATCTTCGGGAACAGTTGGAGCGGGTCGCAGAGTGTGACCCGGCTGTGGTGTTCCACGAACCGATCAATCCCCGTGGTGGGAACTTCGAGATGACTGTCGAAGCAGCGCGGGACGCAGGAGAAACGGAATTGGCTGAAGAGTTGGATGCGCTGCGGTCTCGTGAGCAGTGGGTCGAGTATGCGACGAATCACCTACGGTGGGTCCAAGAGATTGGGCGTGAACTGGATTTGCCTGTGCATCTGTGGCCCGACAAGCAACTGATCAAGCACGTCGACGAACAGACGGCAGCGTGGTTGCAGTCCTGGCGAGATCGGCAGTCGCCCGAGGAGTTTGCGGAACGAGAAATTCCAACAGACAACCCTCCAGAGTACCCAGTACAAACAGCATAA
- a CDS encoding RNA-guided endonuclease InsQ/TnpB family protein, translating into MSNQVVTRTLKASICNHSQVCDDLDSHGFAASKLWNVGRWTISRVWDAIGHIPDADELCSYLKTHERYADLHSQSSQRVLQELGEAFVSWYEQDDPEANPPGYRKHGDDHPRSTMTWKNQGFKLDTQYNRVRLSKGTNMKESRYAADYILCEYTLQADDQTLDAVENVQTVRAVWTGEQWELHFVCKTRIEAPETPGEKTAGVDLGICNTAAVSVGDETLLYPGNALKEDAHYFRQQEYDTEGENGPSDHAEWARQKKSRRQEHFLHALSKDIVEQCADRGVETIAVGHPKNIRDDQDWGRHGNKRLHDWAFETLLNHIEYKAHERGIDVVRVDEAGLKTSKTCCDCGTEANSNRVERGLYVCANCDLVANSDLNAAENMRKTVTPSPAKDRSNGCLAQPSVYLFDKSTGQVAPQERVVP; encoded by the coding sequence ATGTCGAATCAGGTTGTCACTCGGACACTCAAAGCGAGTATCTGCAACCACTCGCAAGTCTGTGACGACCTCGATTCGCATGGCTTTGCCGCGTCGAAATTGTGGAACGTCGGGCGATGGACAATCTCGCGTGTCTGGGACGCTATCGGCCACATTCCAGACGCCGACGAACTCTGTTCGTACCTCAAAACCCACGAACGCTATGCAGACTTGCACAGCCAATCTAGTCAGCGAGTTCTTCAGGAACTCGGTGAGGCGTTCGTCTCGTGGTACGAACAAGACGACCCGGAGGCGAACCCACCCGGCTACCGCAAACACGGCGACGACCACCCACGCTCGACGATGACGTGGAAAAACCAGGGCTTCAAACTCGACACGCAGTACAACCGTGTCCGACTTTCCAAGGGCACGAACATGAAAGAGTCGCGCTACGCCGCCGACTACATACTCTGTGAATACACACTCCAAGCAGACGACCAGACGCTTGACGCTGTTGAAAACGTCCAGACGGTGCGTGCTGTCTGGACTGGTGAGCAGTGGGAGCTACATTTCGTCTGTAAAACGCGGATTGAGGCGCCTGAGACGCCCGGTGAGAAGACAGCAGGTGTTGACCTCGGTATCTGCAACACTGCGGCTGTCTCTGTCGGTGACGAGACGCTGTTGTATCCAGGGAACGCCCTGAAAGAAGACGCTCACTACTTCCGACAGCAGGAATACGACACGGAAGGCGAGAATGGCCCCAGCGACCACGCAGAGTGGGCACGACAGAAGAAATCCCGGCGACAAGAACACTTCCTACACGCTCTCTCGAAAGACATTGTTGAGCAGTGTGCTGACCGAGGTGTTGAGACAATTGCAGTCGGCCATCCGAAGAACATCCGTGACGACCAAGACTGGGGACGACACGGCAACAAACGCCTGCACGACTGGGCGTTTGAAACACTGCTCAACCACATCGAGTACAAAGCCCACGAACGCGGTATCGACGTAGTGCGTGTGGACGAAGCAGGATTGAAAACATCGAAAACCTGCTGTGACTGTGGGACGGAAGCTAACTCAAACCGGGTTGAACGTGGCCTGTACGTGTGTGCAAACTGCGACTTAGTTGCGAACAGTGACCTGAACGCGGCAGAGAATATGCGAAAAACGGTAACTCCGAGTCCTGCGAAGGATAGGAGTAACGGCTGCTTGGCTCAGCCATCGGTATACCTGTTCGACAAATCCACGGGGCAAGTAGCCCCACAAGAACGGGTCGTTCCGTGA
- a CDS encoding type II toxin-antitoxin system HicB family antitoxin codes for MASSTRDREPHEDEIRMWREGDSWIITDVETGITTQGETRQEALEMLDDAVAGYKGERGHEPTDEELRELGIDPEDNTTGNGDLPDFMQ; via the coding sequence ATGGCCAGTTCGACGCGCGATAGAGAGCCCCACGAGGATGAGATTCGGATGTGGCGCGAGGGGGACTCCTGGATCATCACAGATGTCGAAACCGGCATCACCACGCAGGGTGAGACGCGTCAGGAGGCTCTCGAAATGCTTGACGATGCGGTCGCGGGCTACAAGGGCGAACGCGGCCACGAACCCACCGACGAAGAACTCCGAGAGTTGGGGATTGACCCCGAAGACAATACCACCGGTAATGGCGACCTGCCCGACTTCATGCAGTAA
- a CDS encoding type II toxin-antitoxin system HicA family toxin — translation MPRGTFSGRDVVKVLVNVGGFEWRRTTGDHAQLYYQHPTNESDRRHVTVPLHDELKTGTLRSIADDAGANDFAAFCEWLDRNS, via the coding sequence ATGCCTCGGGGCACGTTTTCTGGTCGGGACGTCGTGAAGGTCTTGGTAAATGTCGGTGGCTTCGAGTGGCGTCGGACGACTGGCGATCACGCCCAACTCTACTACCAGCACCCAACCAACGAGAGCGACCGACGACACGTTACCGTTCCGCTGCACGACGAACTCAAAACGGGAACGCTCCGAAGCATCGCCGACGATGCTGGCGCGAACGATTTTGCGGCGTTCTGTGAGTGGCTCGACCGCAATTCGTAG
- a CDS encoding ArsR/SmtB family transcription factor — MSSLLPLKPTPQTASDRSLEPKLVDFEDESAEQIISAVSSTTARRILSQIYAEPTTASEIATELNSSVQNISYHLDRLQDADLVAVVETWYSEQGREMDVYAPTNSALVLFAGAERTSPSLKTALSRVFGAVGLVGAVSVLAHIRRSVPTPVSSPRAGASPVQQPDPTMWETLGTFATGPGGVVLGIGIFLILLFFVAWYWGTYRPARNHAHSA, encoded by the coding sequence ATGTCCTCATTATTACCCCTGAAACCCACCCCACAAACAGCTTCGGATCGTAGTTTGGAACCGAAGCTCGTTGACTTCGAAGATGAATCAGCGGAACAGATCATCTCAGCAGTTTCCTCAACAACTGCACGCCGCATCCTCAGCCAGATATACGCGGAACCAACGACAGCATCGGAGATCGCAACTGAACTCAATTCCTCGGTACAGAATATCAGCTATCATCTCGACCGACTCCAGGACGCAGACCTGGTGGCGGTCGTCGAGACGTGGTATTCCGAGCAGGGCCGCGAAATGGACGTGTACGCGCCGACCAATAGCGCGCTCGTTCTCTTCGCGGGGGCAGAACGAACAAGCCCGTCGCTCAAGACGGCGTTGAGTCGCGTCTTCGGCGCAGTGGGTCTCGTCGGAGCCGTCAGTGTACTCGCCCATATACGCCGGTCAGTACCGACACCAGTATCATCGCCCCGGGCTGGTGCGTCCCCTGTTCAGCAACCCGACCCAACCATGTGGGAGACGCTCGGAACGTTTGCGACCGGGCCTGGTGGAGTTGTGCTGGGAATTGGCATCTTCCTGATTCTGTTGTTCTTCGTTGCTTGGTACTGGGGAACGTATCGGCCAGCACGGAATCACGCCCACTCGGCGTGA